ATTTGCTGCCCGATTTCCCTCATATTGAGCAACGTCGTAGCGTAGAAGGCGGCGAGGAGAAGGATGAGCACCGTCGCGGTGACGGCCGACAACGTTCTTGTTTTGTCCCAGTGCTCCTCGTGCCCGTTCGGTTCGGCTGCATTGCGCATACGGCGGCACCGCTTTCGTCGATGGTCTTCGCAATCGGCACTACCGCGCAGCACGACACGCAAACAGCCGAGTAATACCCGGCTGCAAAAACGTTTGCAACTGGCTAGCCGCCATTTCTGGTGAGGCCCCTGTAGCTTTGCGTCGCCGGCTTTCGCCGGGTTTGCCGATTAGTCCTATTTTGTTATCGGGTAACTAATATATAACGATTAATTTTAATTATCAAGCATTAACCCGAAGAATTCTAGCCGAGCGGCGAACGGACCGGAATGCACCCCTGTGCCGACCGCCGCGATCGGTCACGACAGCCCATCCGGCGGCAAGCGTCGGGTCGCCCCAAAAAACATTCCCCGACTTAATGCGCTGCGCGAAGCCACTAAAAGGCCCGCTTGCCTAAGCAAACGGGCCTTGGTTCGGATGCTACCTTGAAGTCCGCTGCAATGGGTTTTGCTTCATTACCCTGTACGGACCGTTAAGCTGCAACCGCATCTTCGACGAAACACCGCAGACCGCCAGCGACCAAACAGGCCAATGAACGATAGTAGTCTGTTTGAGCATGAGCTTGCACTTTTTGCATCCATGCATCAACCCAAGGATGCATATAGGTTTCGACAAACTCTCGGGCAGCCACCATCTTGTTTTCTTCGAGAAGCCGGGATACGAACTCAAGCTCCAAACCGAGATGGTCATCGGGCTCATGGTGCTTCTTCTTCAGTTCGAAGCCATAGTGCTCGTAATACCTTCGGACAAACAAAGTGTGCTCGGTAAAAAGAAGATTCTCCTTATCGAGGTACACAGACCCCCAAGGGGGGGCAATCACGTCGTCTATGCCCATCATCATCCGCAGCCAATCGCTTTTGGCAGCACGGGTCAGTTCGTCCGCAGACGCACGACCAAGCCAGTCGTTCATAAGCTTTTGTCCTTGGATGACACGTTCGTCACAGGCTGCATACGGCAGTTCCTCGAAAAGTCTCTGGTTTTGCAGCATTCCCATATCCTGAGAGTTTGGTTCGCAGTAGACAAGCTCGCCGAGCAGTCGAAAGAAAACCGATGCAGCCTGGGTATCCATCATTCGCTTGCCTTGATCTCTTCGGGCATGTTAAAGTTTATTGTTTCCATGCCGTCTTTATAGCCTCGTCGCGGGGCGATAAGCAGGGATGGTTGGCTTTCGGAGGGAGAAGGCAAAGGATCAACCTGCTGTACGGCTTCGGGATGTTTCTGCATAAGCTCGTCAAGTTCGCCGAATTCCAGAGCCTGCATCGAACAGGCCCGAACGCATGCAGGAGTATCTCCCGAATCGATGAGATCCCTGCACAGGTCGCATTTGCCCATCACGCCCGTTTCGGCATTGAACGAAGGTGCATCGTACGGGCAGGCTTCGGAGCAAGCTTTGCAGCCCGTACACAGTTCTTGGTCGATGTAAACAATCCCATTGTCGCGTTTGACGATCGCCTGCACAGGACATGCGCCGAGGCAGAGAGGCATTGCGCAATGATTGCATGCGAGCGAGATGGAGTAGGAGAATACATCGATCGGGGTTGCTACTCCGACGTCGTCAACGCTCCAGCTGCCGGCGCTCTGAGAATACACCTTGCGAAACTTGCGACCAGGCGCCAGATCGTTTTTGTCTTTGCATGCCAAGCCGCAAGCTTTGCAGGTGATGCATGTGTCCGAATCGACAAAAAAAGCCAACTGACTCATGATTGCCTCCTTCCTATTCGAAATCTACGACGTCGAGCTGCCACTGGTAGTTTGGCTTCAAGGGTTCGCCGGTCCACTTCTCAACGTTCACGATGATGCTGTTGTAGGCCTGATGACCCTGCCCCACGAGATACGTAGGAGCAAGTACGTTTGAAGCTCCTCCGTAGTCGATGACTTCATCCCAATCGGTGTCGTCCTTCGTCTTCTCGTCGTCGAGCAGACGTGCCGTCGCGCCCTCGATACCGACGATAACTCCAGGCATAACCGTCGTTGTAACCGTCACGCGACGAAGATGCCTTCCGGCCTCGCTCGTAAGCAATGCCGTATCGTCGTTTTCCAGTCCGATCGCCTCGGCATCGAGCGGATTGACGAACAACACGTCATCGAAGAATTCGAGTACTTCGGGGCAATCGAGCCTCGATGAATGCACTCGATGATGCGGATGCACGTTTATGTATTGATATGGGTATTCTCCTCGCGTTGATTCTTCATAGCTGCCTTGGCCCGAGGCTGCATAGGTAGGCGTAGCCTTGACGGCATGGTCGAAGCCGAAAACCTGATAGTAGTTTTCCAAGTTCATGCTGTATATCTCCAAGTAGCCCGTTTGGGTGGAAAGTTTGTTTTCGGGCTTGGTGGGATCTTCCATCAGCTTGGTGAATTGGCTGACGTATCGTTTGAGACCGTCATTCATCTCTATCTTGTAAAAACCCTGCTCCTTGAATTCTTGGTACGTGATACGACCGTCGGCGAGCACCGCAGCATCAACACCTTCTATGCCGATTTCATCAAGGTCTTCCTGGGTAAAACTGATAAGCGGATCATGGCTTTGGCCGTCGGAACCGATCACCCATGCGTTCGCGATTCCTGTAAAATTGTTCTCTTTGTAAGACAGGCCATTCGGATAAGCACCCACAGGA
Above is a genomic segment from Raoultibacter phocaeensis containing:
- a CDS encoding TorD/DmsD family molecular chaperone, encoding MMDTQAASVFFRLLGELVYCEPNSQDMGMLQNQRLFEELPYAACDERVIQGQKLMNDWLGRASADELTRAAKSDWLRMMMGIDDVIAPPWGSVYLDKENLLFTEHTLFVRRYYEHYGFELKKKHHEPDDHLGLELEFVSRLLEENKMVAAREFVETYMHPWVDAWMQKVQAHAQTDYYRSLACLVAGGLRCFVEDAVAA
- a CDS encoding 4Fe-4S dicluster domain-containing protein; its protein translation is MSQLAFFVDSDTCITCKACGLACKDKNDLAPGRKFRKVYSQSAGSWSVDDVGVATPIDVFSYSISLACNHCAMPLCLGACPVQAIVKRDNGIVYIDQELCTGCKACSEACPYDAPSFNAETGVMGKCDLCRDLIDSGDTPACVRACSMQALEFGELDELMQKHPEAVQQVDPLPSPSESQPSLLIAPRRGYKDGMETINFNMPEEIKASE